Proteins encoded in a region of the Natator depressus isolate rNatDep1 chromosome 23, rNatDep2.hap1, whole genome shotgun sequence genome:
- the LOC141976461 gene encoding LOW QUALITY PROTEIN: olfactory receptor 1G1-like (The sequence of the model RefSeq protein was modified relative to this genomic sequence to represent the inferred CDS: substituted 1 base at 1 genomic stop codon), whose amino-acid sequence MEGQREGLAPVDIFLSHLSLADLGFTSAMVPKLLAGTLTGERGISYVGCLTQMYFFIADSFLLAAMLLDRYVAVCRPLHYPAMMSLGRCLLVVGTSWLSSPLHSLGHTLLASCLPFCTSNRVPHFFCDIFPLLNLSCSDTWLNALVLHTKGALVVNMVLVFILLSYDTIVSAVLKVPSAAGQRKAFLTGGSHLVVTAVFXGTIIWVYFQPSSSFSAEKDALAAVMYTVVTPMLNPFIYSLRNDEMKGALRKAISRMVASPGT is encoded by the coding sequence ATGGAGGGACAGAGAGAAGGCCTGGCCCCTGTGGACATCTTCCTTAGCCACCTCTCCCTGGCGGACCTGGGCTTCACCTCGGCCATGGTGCCCAAGCTGCTGGCTGGCACGTTGACAGGGGAGCGCGGCATCTCCTACGTCGGCTGCCTGACCCAGATGTATTTCTTCATCGCCGACAGCTTCCTGTTGGCCGCCATGCTGCTGGACCGCTACGTGGCCGTCTGCCGCCCGCTGCACTACCCCGCCATGATGAGCCTCGGGCGCTGCCTCCTGGTGGTGGGCACCTCCTGGCTGagctcccccctccactccctgggGCACACCCTGCTGGCCTCCTGCCTCCCCTTCTGCACCTCCAACAGGGTCCCCCACTTCTTCTGCGACATCTTCCCCCTGCTGAACCTCTCTTGCTCCGACACCTGGCTCAATGCCCTGGTGTTGCACACCAAGGGGGCCCTGGTGGTCAACATGGTGCTGGTTTTCATCCTCCTCTCCTACGACACCATTGTGTCCGCTGTCCTCAAGGTCCCTTCGGCTGCCGGCCAGCGCAAGGCCTTCTTGACCGGTGGCTCCCACCTGGTTGTCACAGCGGTCTTCTAGGGCACCATCATCTGGGTCTACTTCCAGCCCTCGTCCAGCTTCTCTGCCGAAAAGGATGCTCTGGCAGCTGTCATGTACACTGTGGTCACCCCCATGCTCAACCCcttcatctacagcctgaggaatgACGAGATGAAGGGGGCTCTGAGAAAAGCCATCAGCCGGATGGTGGCCTCTCCAGGGACGTAG